From the genome of Anopheles moucheti chromosome 3, idAnoMoucSN_F20_07, whole genome shotgun sequence, one region includes:
- the LOC128301277 gene encoding stress-activated map kinase-interacting protein 1, with translation MFRSIRNRLPLRVGRKLQTNQYRLISMATYNNAHWLLSHIRNSFISTDDTGVSETIMAMEDIPLQFAKRFREAQARNFERIPKPESTIEDEDIDVSCVARMQDERFGVDFKYFYSYPGLDDTDDEDADTLSQSYEIQMDQDSGFHRQRSNTAQKLEKLELARRKSSQIKCIKLNDSSVQQTEEKDNIDQLFVDRRSTSMLEHLSSSLKRLSSTLTEQLSALPNLPQNQFLEYGKFDGTGHIEVPIRSFKVFVPNLPEEQRAFPLPVCVLASAKIQDFIGLICYKCTIANPALELRSVRHYGLYMAEEDGELDLDFPPLDINEPCSKFRFSHLVMAERQLSTNVSHQPVSISSREHMLHFAAFSAERSTSITAPTSATASTTMVVTSMKPVKLSQAIDSTMEQRSHVSEGVRSSPRISNQQKEDLDRIKGHTSKIEAPLYRTFQVHILHKSRLKTGIQLGISGDRFEIDPIPHNPSKFWSRQKPACHSMDSVAACTIVDRKHSKAILRLVYCAVNDVSGDADGSVSFKHYDIETTPDTAEQIMEKVNNILEVRLSPIRREYMRRRGKLKQPSSA, from the exons ATGTTTCGCAGCATTCGTAATCGTCTTCCACTGCGTGTTGgaagaaaattgcaaacaaaccaaTATAGGCTTATCAG CATGGCGACATACAACAATGCTCACTGGTTGCTGTCGCACATCCGGAACTCATTCATCTCCACAGATGATACAGGCGTCAGTGAGACAATAATGGCGATGGAGGACATTCCGCTACAATTCGCCAAACGGTTTCGAGAAGCGCAGGCTCGAAATTTTGAACGAATTCCGAAGCCGGAATCAACAATCGAAGATGAAGATATCGATGTGTCTTGTGTCGCTAGGATGCAAGATGAACGGTTCGGCGTGGactttaaatatttctatTCGTACCCTGGTCTAGATGACACAGATGATGAGGACGCAGACACTTTGTCGCAATCGTACGAAATACAAATGGATCAGGATAGCGGTTTCCACCGGCAGCGATCAAATACTGCTCAGAAACTGGAAAAGCTAGAACTTGCACGCCGTAAATCGTCTCAAATCAAATGCATAAAACTGAACGATAGTTCGGTTCAGCAAACAGAGGAAAAAGATAACATCGATCAATTGTTCGTTGATCGTCGGTCCACATCAATGTTAGAACACTTGTCATCTTCACTGAAACGATTAAGCTCGACGCTAACTGAGCAGTTGAGTGCATTGCCCAACTTACCACAGAACCAGTTTCTCGAGTACGGCAAATTCGACGGCACGGGGCATATCGAGGTGCCAATTCGCTCATTTAAAGTGTTCGTTCCAAACCTCCCGGAGGAGCAACGTGCTTTTCCGTTGCCTGTATGTGTACTAGCCTCTGCCAAGATTCAGGATTTTATAGGGCTGATATGCTACAAATGCACTATCGCGAACCCAGCACTGGAACTGCGTTCGGTTCGACATTACGGTCTTTATATGGCTGAGGAAGATGGTGAATTGGATTTAGATTTTCCTCCACTGGATATCAATGAGCCGTGTTCAAAGTTTCGATTTTCACACCTCGTAATGGCAGAGCGACAGCTCTCGACAAACGTAAGCCATCAGCCTGTATCCATTTCCTCCAGAGAGCACATGCTCCATTTCGCGGCATTCAGTGCAGAACGAAGCACGAGCATAACAGCACCGACATCCGCCACGGCTTCAACCACGATGGTGGTAACCTCAATGAAGCCAGTGAAACTTTCGCAAGCGATTGATTCGACAATGGAACAGCGATCGCATGTAAGCGAAGGTGTACGCAGTTCACCACGCATCAGCAACCAACAAAAAGAAGATCTCGATCGCATTAAAGGACATACGTCAAAAATAGAAGCGCCACTATATCGGACGTTTCAGGTGCACATTCTACACAAATCACGGCTCAAGACAGGAATTCAGTTGGGCATCTCAGGCGATCGGTTCGAAATCGATCCGATACCGCACAACCCTAGCAAATTCTGGAGCCGCCAAAAACCGGCCTGTCACTCAATGGATTCCGTAGCCGCCTGTACCATAGTCGATCGGAAACATTCGAAGGCGATACTTCGATTGGTGTACTGTGCCGTGAACGACGTGAGCGGTGATGCCGACGGTTCGGTAAGTTTTAAGCATTACGATATCGAAACAACCCCAGACACAGCAGAACAGATCATGGAGAAGGTAAACAATATTCTCGAAGTGCGATTGAGCCCGATACGGCGCGAATATATGCGTCGACGGGGGAAATTAAAGCAGCCATCTAGTGCGTAA
- the LOC128301780 gene encoding cyclic AMP-dependent transcription factor ATF-6 alpha, with amino-acid sequence MEPICCTMETSFEGRDDFDLSLEEQYLSSAMLDVIPFGAGLNDFLPNNRVPQQTHQSICDTVNNECITVSNGMDECDSAIINPDDFLNDVSCDSTHSLSNRDTPSPSNSQKSYDSSTTSGGFDGTHVVPMHMISPSISSQTPGSTNSTNAVKPKSGMCRLKIVPKSVYTTSSRTKTFTKKTIVLSMKDYRALLANMQQQPTSNTIILKATPTNKFPIRSVVKPVQMTSFLEKQEVPFVLPKPASVTSRELETKYETGSQATINKDPNTKTFSPFTVPMIIAAGTTPSKHTIDEKLLKKHQRMIKNRQSAFESKQKKKEYVTSLEERLEQLSQENQQLKVENSNLLEKLKMQCNCAAINLPLGHSSMKQRSPTARKNTAIVLTMLFMISLNFYPIGNLLTNSDPVEMNQISGEVVTYHSRGLLWMNDSNNLNGHSRTRSYRDNLTVFNEDTNEDSVETLPVTECPFYVNQTENIRLASELRRWIGENGYKNLTNGQAEVSIDTFDKMFRLKDTIDSIYQHMKDISMQMKSYERQRMLVHSGKKLPRNRQRKATGQRQMVTYRRKIPNQHDLDLYYPKVHLKYAEFFEEIGRRDDTFYLVSFSEEHLLLPALSYNKTNRPRMSLMLPTVTAPGTRMSNGTNRSDKITLMQIDCEVMNTSVIQIREKTIPGALRPQSDETAKGGSGDNGNREATNPGVHMKRSSGTSIASKLERTNTSTTHTTDGVNDIQQKRNSVRHQPSRPFFVGRMNEHH; translated from the exons ATGGAACCAATCTGCTGTACGATGGAGACATCATTTGAAG GGCGTGATGATTTTGATCTCTCGTTGGAAGAACAATACCTCTCTTCAGCGATGCTAGATGTTATTCCTTTCGGTGCTGGCCTCAATGATTTTTTACCGAACAATCGTGTACcgcaacaaacacaccaatCCATTTGCGACACTGTGAACAATGAATGCATTACAGTCAGTAACGGAATGGATGAATGCGATAGTGCAATCATCAATCCCGATGATTTTTTGAACGATGTTTCGTGTGATTCAACACATTCGTTGTCTAATCGCGATACACCTTCACCTTCTAATAGTCAAAAGAGTTACGATTCGTCAACTACGTCAGGTGGATTTGACGGAACCCACGTAGTACCCATGCATATGATCAGTCCGTCTATCTCTTCGCAAACACCGGGCAGTACGAATAGTACGAATGCAGTGAAACCAAAAAGCGGGATGTGTCGTTTAAAAATCGTCCCCAAAAGTGTATATACCACATCTAGCAGAACTAAAACATTCACGAAGAAAACTATCGTTCTCTCGATGAAAGATTATCGCGCTCTGTTAGCGAACATGCAACAGCAACCAACAAGTAATACTATCATTTTAAAAGcaacaccaacaaacaaattccCCATACGATCGGTTGTGAAACCAGTGCAAATGACTTCGTTTTTAGAAAAGCAAGAAGTCCCATTTGTTTTACCAAAACCAGCATCAGTTACATCAAGGgaattagaaacaaaatatGAAACTGGATCACAAGCAACTATAAACAAAGACCCTAATACGAAGACTTTTAGCCCATTTACCGTCCCAATGATAATAGCAGCTGGTACCACTCCTTCTAAACACACTATTGATGAAAAGCTTCTCAAAAAACATCAACGTATGATTAAAAACCGCCAATCAGCATTCGAGtcgaaacagaagaagaaagagtACGTCACCTCATTGGAAGAGCGACTCGAGCAGTTATCCCAAGAGAATCAACAACTAAAGGTG GAAAATTCAAATCTTCTGGAAAAGTTGAAAATGCAATGTAATTGTGCAGCTATTAATCTACCACTGGGGCACTCATCAATGAAACAAAGGTCACCAACTGCTCGCAAAAATACAGCGATCGTTTTGACAATGTTGTTTATGATTTCACTTAATTTTTATCCTATTGG TAATCTTCTCACCAACTCCGATCCTGTGGAAATGAACCAAATATCAGGTGAAGTGGTGACGTATCATTCTCGTGGACTACTGTGGATGAATGATTCGAACAATCTAAACGGCCACAGTCGCACTCGATCTTACAGAGACAACCTAACGGTGTTCAACGAAGATACAAATGAAGATTCAGTCGAAACTTTACCAGTAACCGAATGTCCATTCTACGTAAATCAAACGGAAAACATACGTTTGGCGAGTGAACTCCGCCGGTGGATTGGAGAGAATGGTTACAAAAATCTTACCAATGGTCAAGCGGAAGTTTCAATCGATACTTTTGATAAAATGTTCCGTTTGAAGGATACGATCGATTCCATATACCAACACATGAAAGACATTAGCATGCAGATGAAGTCATACGAACGTCAGCGAATGCTAGTCCACAGTGGAAAGAAATTACCACGTAATCGACAACGTAAAGCAACAGGACAACGACAAATGGTGACATACCGTAGGAAAATTCCTAACCAGCACGATCTAGATCTGTATTATCCTAAAGTACACTTGAAATATGCGGAATTCTTTGAAGAAATTGGCCGTCGTGATGATACATTTTATTTAGTGTCATTTAGCGAGGAACATTTGTTGTTGCCTGCCCTGtcgtacaacaaaacaaatcgaccAAGAATGTCATTGATGCTACCAACTGTGACAGCCCCCGGAACACGGATGAGCAATGGGACAAATCGATCAGACAAGATAACACTTATGCAGATCGATTGCGAAGTGATGAACACATCCGTGATTCAGATACGTGAAAAAACGATACCCGGAGCTTTACGACCGCAGAGTGACGAAACAGCGAAGGGTGGATCTGGTGATAATGGAAATCGGGAGGCAACGAATCCCGGAGTTCATATGAAACGATCAAGTGGAACCTCTATTGCAAGTAAATTAGAACGAACCAATACTTCCACGACCCATACCACAGACGGTGTGAATGATATCCAGCAAAAACGGAATAGCGTTCGACATCAGCCTAGCAGGCCGTTCTTTGTAGGGCGCATGAATGAGCATCACTGA